The Oryzias melastigma strain HK-1 linkage group LG20, ASM292280v2, whole genome shotgun sequence genome includes the window ttttttcagctaatttagatgtttcgagtttttttttatttagagtttagctaacattttagcatcatgctagctgtttttttcagctaatttagatgtttcgagtttttttttatttagagtttagctaacattttagcatcatgctagctgtttttttcagctaatttagatgtttcgagtttttttttatttagagtttagctaacattttagcatcatgctagctgtttttttcagctaatttagatgtttcgagtttttttttatttagagtttagctaacattttagcatcatgctagctgtttttttcagctaatttagatgtttcgagttttttttttatttagagtttagctaacattttagcatcatgctagctgttttttttcagctaatttagatgtttccagtttttttatttagagtttagctaacattttagcattatgctagctgtttttttcagctaatttaaatgtttccaggttttttatttagagtttagctaacattttagcattatgatagctgtttttttttcagctaatttagatgtttccaggttttttttccaatttgagtttagctaacattttagcataatgctagccctttttttgctaatttagacatgtttcctttttttattgcctaatttggcatttagttaatattttagctagctttcagcttcagaatttttagCTGCGTCTTTAGCGgctacattcagcttacagcattcacacttacaTTATCGTAAGTAATGCTAAATTTCTAGTTTCTGTTACTTCCAGATTGTGGCCCACACTTCACTTAGACCCACTCAGTCCTACTGAAGTCAAAAACCTGGTCAGTGCAGAGTGTCAAGGTGTGGATGTCAAACTTACCAAAGAACAGGTCAGTTATCATTGTGTTAAACATATTGATGTTTTGGTCACATTTCTGCTCTTTAAAGTTCTAAACTTTGTTCTAGGAGAAGAAACTAGAAAGACACTGTCGCTCAGCATCAACGTGCAATGCGTTATATGTCACTCTGCTGGCGAGGATGATCACCAGGTCAGCCATActttcaaaaatagacaaaaaaatgttttttttttccttttttttctctttttttaaactattttataattttgcaTAACTTAACCATCATATTTACAGTTGCTTCTTAAAGATGTCCTCTGTACAGGTTTCCTCCTAACGAGGGGTTTAGTTTGCTCCTGGATCAGTGTCTGCAGTGTCAGGACACCATCTCGCTCTACCGACTGGCactgaggatgatgatgagctCCCTCAGCACCGACAAAGAGCAAAACATTCTGAAAGAGGTAAAGGCTGCAAGTATCTATTTTAGTTACTTTCACTTCCTTGAGAAACTCCTAAAAGCGTCAAACCTCCTCTTCTCAGATCCTGTGCCTCGTTTTGGCAAGCCACAATGGAGTGAGCGAGTCAGAGCTACTAGATATTTTCCCAGAGCCGGGGTTTCCCGTGCTGTCCTCTCTGCTCCACTGCCTGAGCAAACTCTGTGTTTTAACCATCCGTTGTGGACTCGTTGGGTTTCAGCACCTCCAGGTAGACGAGtgttaaaaaagtacattaaagAATTCTtcaataataaatatgtttgtttgttaggCTTGTGAAGCTGTGAGGCTGGAGTTTCTAAATGGAGGAAGCAGCTCCGCTTCATATAGAGAGAAATTAATCCGTTACTTCAACCAACAACTCAGGTGCTACGAATGGTATAAgtctgtataagagaactggaccgagtgagtgtgatgtcacctgtagaaaatggtttacttttaGCTCCAACCAAATGGAGAGGATTCAATTGACATGTTTTTGCaagttggagccagacgacatcagtaaacagtgattgttccgagtcagtctgagtcaacgtttctatggcaaccactcaggAGTAATGTTGTTGGAAGTCCACTCCCCTACCACTCGAAAggacaaaataactttttaaatgttcaacatTAGGGGCCAGCAGGCACTAGATACTTTTATTAAGACTTCTGATTGAtcaacttgcaataaagaaaaaaaatatgaaaatttgattaaaaaggtagcagagcaagaatggttattctgaccaacacAATGACTGAATatctgctgtttatttctctctatgggattttggcttcttggagccagtttGTACTTCCTTTTTGGAACACCACGAGGCAGGGGtcatttggtccagttctcttaatACAGTGAATGGGACAAACATGTACAACACTCGTGTCATTCTCGTGGCTGCATGCTTACATCATTGTGTGGGTTTTAGCCAGGACCGTGTGACGTGGCGTGTTGCAGACGAGCTTCCCTGGCTGCTTCAACAGCAGGACAACAAAACCAAGCTCCAGCTCAGCCTTTTGAACCTGTTTGTGTCCCAAAACCTCTACAAGAGGTCTGTATTCATGTTGACTGAAAGTCAAACACAttgaaaatgttgacatgattggtaaattgttccttttttagGGGTCATTTTTCTGAGCTCCTGGCCTATTGGCAGTATGTGGGCAAGGACAAAAGCTCCATGGCGGCTGAATACTTTGACTCTCTGAAACGCTACGAGAAGAGCTGCGAAAATGAAGACAGCATGACCAAACTCGCAAACCTTTATGAGACTTTGGGGCGTTTCCTCAAAGACTTGGGACTAACTGGTCAGGTAGAATCCTCTTTTGATGCTAGGAAAGCTTAGAGTCAACTGTCAAACCGGATCTGAGCGGGTTTGTTTGTCCAGGCTGTAGCGCCGCTACAGAGGTCCCTGGAGATCAGGGAGACGGCGCTGGATCCGGACCACCCCAGCGTGGCTCGCTCACTCCACCAGCTGGCAGGAGTCTACATCCAGTGGAAGAAGTACGGCAACGCCGAACAGCTGTACAGGCAAGCCCTGGAGATCAGCGAGAATGCCTACGGCGCAGAGCACGCCAGCGTGGCGCGAGAGCTGGAGTCGCTCGCAATGCTCtatcaaaagcaaaacaagtaATTCTCCTTTTGTTCAtctagaaaaacatttaaacatttaaaaactcacatCGGAATCTGTTACCGAAAGGTATGAACAAGCGGAAAAACTTCGGAAAAGGTCGATGAAGATCCGTCAGAAAACTGCCCGTCAGAAAGGTCACATGGtgagtagtgctgccacaaacgattattttaatagtcgaccaatcaccgattattttttctgattagttgactaatcaggtcatgtgcaaagtggatttAAAACACACATCGTAACCATCATTATTTAAACTAACtagaaactagatatatagcattacctgaagAAATGGTAGTGTAaaggctgtaagctgaatttggccgttgaagatgctgaaattgatagctaaaaacgctgaatatgatagctgaaaacactgaagttaataccCAAAaacgctgatagccagctaaaatattagctaaatgctaaaaagcctaaaaacaaaaaagcctaaattagtcaaaatagttagcatgtagctgaaatattagctaaactccaaattatcctaaaaaactgaaaaaaatctaaattagccataatagctaacatgtagctaaaatattagctaaattccaaaataccctaaaaacaaaaaagcctaagttagccaaaatagttagcatgtagctgaaacattgctaaactccaacaaagcataacaaactgaaaagaaaatctagattagccataatagctatcatgtagctaaaatattagctaaattccaaaatagcctaaaaatctaaaaatcttaaattagtcaAGATAGatagcaggtagctgaaaaattagctaaactccaaataagcctaaaaaacggaaaagtctaaattatccatgatagctagcatgtagctgaaatattagctaaattccaaagtagcctagaaaacaaaaatagtctacatttgccaaaatagctatcatgtagctaaaatatgagctaaattccaaaatagcctaaaaatcaaaaaagcctaaactagccaaaataccTAGCGTGCTGCTAAAAAATTacctccaaaataacctaaaaaaccttaataaatgccaaaatagtccaaaaagctagcagaatgccattataacgttaaactttactaaactctgactacatataatataaagtcaTCATCTAATCGTGGCATCCCTACTGGTGAGTACGTTTCCCAGAATTCCCCACAGTATCCTGCTCATCCGCTCAGacatttcctcctcctcctgcagtaTGGCTTCTCTTTGTTGAGGCGTCGAGCTCTGCAGCTGGAAGAGCTGACTCTTGGGAGAGACTCTGCAGATTCTGCCAGAACTCTCAATGAGCTGGGTGTCCTTTACTATCTCCAAAACAACCTGGAGTAAGACAAACCCGTCTTTATCGGATACTCAGAGTCTATTTAGTCTTGTACTTTTTTCAGTAACAGTTACTTATTTCAACTCCCCCTactttctaaatattttctctCATCAGTGCAGCCAAAGTGTTCCTGACGCGCTCTCTGGAAATGCGCCAACGCGTTCTCGGTCCGGATCACCCCGACTGCGCCCAGTCCCTCAACAACCTGGCTGCACTGCACACCGAGAGGAGGGATTACGATTTAGCCGAAACTATGTACCAGAAGGCGCTGGAAATCCGCAAGAAGGCTTTATCGCCGGACCACCCCTCTCTGGCGTACACTCTCAAACATCTGGCCATGCTGTACAAGCGCAGGGTGAGGCTGATGATGAACACGGAAtcgttttttctttgttttcgcCGGTTTGTTGCATGTAATCCCGTTTTATTTGACAGGGGAAGCTGGGAAAGGCAGCTCCTCTATACGAGTTGTCCCTGGAGATCAGGGAAAAAAGCTTTGGGCCCAAACATCCCAGTGTGGCCACTGCTCTGGTCAACCTGGCCGTCATCTACTGCCAACTGGTGAGACGTAACAAAATGTGAAActtagttaacattttaaaaaaatatttgtagtagtgctgtcatgcgattcattttttgtgcgattaattaatcctgacctgtaattaattattcaATGTTAATTACAAtgatttttaacctaattattgctgttaaaagccttgtttttaggtgttttctttaagtttttaacattgtggtgcagtaaaagataaaatgataaaaataaaactaaaatggtggctttattaagttttgtttctattataaaaaaaatttaacctttactttgacaccaccGAGGGTTGTTAAAATCCTGaacaaataacaacaacaacaaaaaaaaaatcaggcagaGTTCTCAAATTTACTACACCAAAAAACTGTAGGAAttcttttctgagcaatccaaaatTCTTATTCAtaccataattcaaatgttgatatatcttattccacagtttaccacAACAGCAAGAAAGCATAAAAGACAtgagtgattttatagttttatttgacCTATTTGGGTGAATTGGATCATTTaaactatttagaaaaaataataattaataataataatataaaaaataataaataataaacttttgtttcatcatcTTGACCAAAACGAGGGCTAAGAATTAAACTTACCTCTAAAATGATACTTTTCGAAAAAGGAGCTAGAGCGCGCGCACACGACTCGTGCTgaagccgttaccatgacaatgtGATGCACCACATATTAAACAATCGGCTTTTGTAAAAccaatttacatttaaaaatattaaattgctGAAGTTccaataatttaattaatatttatatttttcttaaatgaccgTGGTATGAGCAGTATAAAATCCTCCTTCAGGTTAGCATAACACAAAAGTAACCATACGACGTAAAAGTGAGATTaacgagatttttttttttaaattaatgtgcTACAATGTctgtgattaattaatcgtggcaccagttttaagtatttaaacTCGTTATATAAAGTTGACAGCTAAATCTTCTTTGTCTGTGACAGAAGAAGCACAGTGAAGCTTTGCCGCTTTATGAGCGAGCTCTGAAAGTGTACGAGGACAGCCTGGGGCGCTCACATCCCCGCGTTGGAGAAACCTTAAAGAACCTGGCTGTGTTGAGGTACACTAAATAAACATCCAAAATAGGATTTAAATGAAGTTTCATATGTAATTCTCTTCCTCTAGCTACGAGAAGGGTGACTTTGAGCGGGCAGCAGAGCTGTACAAGCGCGCCATGGAGATAAAAGAAGCCGAGCCGTCGCTGGTGTGCGGCAACGCTCCGTCCCACCACTCGTCCAGCGGAGACGCCTCCAGTCTGAGGGGGCCCGCTCAAATACCACAAGCCCCGAGGTGACTCTGTGAAGCACCATCTCCAAAAGAAGGAAGCAAGTGAGTCAGGAAGTGAGTCAGCAGTGGTTTTATGTGAGAAAGcttaaaaattgagaaaatgttCAGATGAAACCAGAAGATTTTAAgcacttttcaacattttctttaaagctacCTGGGagcaattttgtaaaaaaaagtgctcAGTCTTTTTATAACTATTAGCTTTATAAGTAAAACATTGTACTGGAATGGAAAATGTCTGTACTTCCTGTATTTATACTTTAATGatccttctaaaaaaaaagtgatttttatctaaaaaccaAATACTAAAGCAGCCAAACACTAagtattttaagtaaaaatgtatatcaacaaatgcaaatgtattttatgtgttttttaataggATATCCAACATGTTAAGAAG containing:
- the nphp3 gene encoding nephrocystin-3; this encodes MGTASSLVSPGEVIEDGYGGEGGEACEIPVEVKPKARLLRSSFRRGPRVIGASFKSTGSVDLEYAAEYERLRKEYEIFRVSKNNEITSMQKKEAKLDEENKRLRAELQALQKTYQKILREKEGALEAKYQAMERAATFEHDRDKVKRQFKIFRETKEKEIQDLLRAKRDLEAKLQQLQTQGIQVYDPDDSDSDDNQTTVTAAGTQCEYWAGGVLGSEPSMGSMMQLQQTFRGPELAHSLIDVEGPFANVSRDDWDAAVASLLQVSPHVPQALWSNTVRCYIISTQETKAELDTFLKKHSSVLRGMCEDLGHFYLNVCFPEEVAASFTVERKQEIERSSLCVLLLKSTVTSSVVEDCEEAFVKNADGHPLVLYLKKEKDQNLTETCRQLLEKINTADKTAKIKVVDHSGSAEEGADLIYSQLEKVIKQELLGFEGADVDSKDSVIDEGREEDSGDVLWDLHDEQEQIESYQLACNCSTSHLGFQKYIHRLNDMIAAPPPTPPLLVSGGPGSGKSLLLSKWIELQQKQSPNTLVLYHFVGSPVSTSSEPVLIIKRLTVKLLQHFWSISGLSMEPSKILEEFPRWLERLSARHQGNIIIIIDSIDQIQQAERHMKWLIDPLPVNVRVVVSVNVETCPQAWRLWPTLHLDPLSPTEVKNLVSAECQGVDVKLTKEQEKKLERHCRSASTCNALYVTLLARMITRFPPNEGFSLLLDQCLQCQDTISLYRLALRMMMSSLSTDKEQNILKEILCLVLASHNGVSESELLDIFPEPGFPVLSSLLHCLSKLCVLTIRCGLVGFQHLQACEAVRLEFLNGGSSSASYREKLIRYFNQQLSQDRVTWRVADELPWLLQQQDNKTKLQLSLLNLFVSQNLYKRGHFSELLAYWQYVGKDKSSMAAEYFDSLKRYEKSCENEDSMTKLANLYETLGRFLKDLGLTGQAVAPLQRSLEIRETALDPDHPSVARSLHQLAGVYIQWKKYGNAEQLYRQALEISENAYGAEHASVARELESLAMLYQKQNKYEQAEKLRKRSMKIRQKTARQKGHMYGFSLLRRRALQLEELTLGRDSADSARTLNELGVLYYLQNNLDAAKVFLTRSLEMRQRVLGPDHPDCAQSLNNLAALHTERRDYDLAETMYQKALEIRKKALSPDHPSLAYTLKHLAMLYKRRGKLGKAAPLYELSLEIREKSFGPKHPSVATALVNLAVIYCQLKKHSEALPLYERALKVYEDSLGRSHPRVGETLKNLAVLSYEKGDFERAAELYKRAMEIKEAEPSLVCGNAPSHHSSSGDASSLRGPAQIPQAPR